One Mya arenaria isolate MELC-2E11 chromosome 7, ASM2691426v1 genomic window carries:
- the LOC128241781 gene encoding uncharacterized protein LOC128241781 gives MFRILAAWIPLYFLVCVCFQESRGTQIGTVYYGGVKGVELSSTNNTGNVDHRMDIMDKPNSPTVHHFARHGLCNHTNGKVRFYKALGKHFQNISATMIIYFVLDLCERKDEMLDSWVKEIFDKDGDGFISHFEKDLIRD, from the exons ATGTTTAGAATCCTTGCAGCATGGATACCGTTATATTTCTTAGTATGTGTTTGTTTCCAAGAAAGTAGGGGAACACAAATCGGAACCGTTTATTACGGCGGTGTAAAGGGGGTCGAACTATCTTCGACGAATAACACTGGAAACGTTGATCATAGAATGGATATAATGGATAAACCTAATTCTCC AACAGTTCATCATTTTGCCAGACATGGACTCTGCAATCACACGAATGGGAAGGTTCGGTTTTACAAGGCCTTGggaaaacactttcaaaacatttcag CTACGATGATAATCTACTTCGTCCTTGACCTTTGTGAGAGAAAAGATGAGATGCTAGACAGCTGGgtcaaagaaatatttgataaagacG GTGACGGTTTCATCAGTCACTTCGAGAAGGATCTAATTAGGGATTGA